A portion of the Pseudomonas protegens CHA0 genome contains these proteins:
- a CDS encoding NAD-dependent epimerase/dehydratase family protein has protein sequence MAEGLVLITGGAGFIGSHLADALLAKGYAVRVLDDLSTGKPSNLPLADPRVELIEGNVADASLVSQAMQGCCAVAHLAAVASVQASVDDPVQTHQSNFIGTLNVCEAMREHGVKRVLFASSAAVYGNNGEGQSIDEDTAKAPLTPYASDKLASEYYLDFYRRQHGLEPAIFRFFNIFGPRQDPSSPYSGVISIFSERAQQGLPITVFGDGEQTRDFVYVGDLVQVLVQAIEAPQLEVGAVNVGLNQATTLKQMLAALAEVVGALPPISYGPARAGDIRHSRAGNQRLLQRFKFPEPTPMSVGLARLMGR, from the coding sequence ATGGCTGAAGGCCTCGTATTGATCACCGGCGGTGCCGGTTTCATTGGCTCGCACCTGGCCGACGCCCTGCTCGCCAAGGGCTACGCGGTGCGGGTGCTGGACGACTTGTCCACCGGCAAACCGAGCAACCTGCCGCTGGCTGATCCGCGGGTCGAGCTGATCGAGGGCAATGTGGCCGATGCGTCGCTGGTCAGCCAGGCCATGCAAGGCTGCTGCGCTGTGGCGCACCTGGCAGCGGTGGCTTCGGTGCAGGCCTCGGTGGACGACCCGGTACAGACCCACCAGAGCAATTTCATCGGCACCCTGAATGTCTGCGAGGCCATGCGTGAGCACGGCGTCAAGCGAGTGCTGTTCGCTTCCAGCGCTGCGGTGTATGGCAACAACGGGGAAGGCCAGTCCATCGACGAGGACACGGCCAAGGCGCCGCTGACCCCTTATGCCTCGGACAAGCTGGCCAGCGAGTACTACCTGGATTTCTACCGGCGCCAGCACGGGCTGGAACCGGCGATCTTTCGCTTCTTCAACATCTTCGGCCCGCGCCAGGATCCCTCTTCGCCCTATTCCGGGGTGATCAGCATCTTCAGCGAACGGGCCCAGCAAGGCTTGCCGATCACCGTGTTCGGCGATGGCGAGCAGACCCGGGATTTCGTCTACGTCGGCGATCTGGTTCAGGTGCTGGTGCAGGCCATCGAGGCTCCGCAGTTGGAAGTGGGAGCGGTCAACGTTGGCTTGAACCAGGCCACGACCCTCAAGCAGATGCTCGCGGCCCTGGCCGAGGTGGTGGGTGCCTTGCCACCCATCAGCTACGGCCCGGCTCGGGCGGGCGATATCCGCCATTCGCGGGCTGGCAACCAGCGGCTGCTGCAGCGCTTCAAGTTCCC